The following are encoded together in the Drosophila biarmipes strain raj3 chromosome 3L, RU_DBia_V1.1, whole genome shotgun sequence genome:
- the LOC108028460 gene encoding nucleolar protein 12: MTRKKAPKKKTEVVFDNKKRVEFLSGFRKRKNERRSRAKAELERNLKNERKRIRQEVKDGFNHLKKTFEPLRELTEEDKAEEKQQEETYEDDEVQVKIVELTTNDLAAKRNMLGANTAEESEPEEQEPQSEEDESCQPNRIPGMDFDPNARKRKPKTEEEEERPKAKKANTTSQPDIKSKKDLDRLMKTKTLKKMHQSKLFKQKERLDKKNNQKKAKRDRNNTIKSVPKHQRKQLKYGKSNQTKYRKGRMVNKKELRRKRNAD; the protein is encoded by the exons atgacCAGGAAAAAGGCTCCCAAAAAGAAAACCGAGGTTGTCTTCGACAACAAGAAGCGGGT AGAGTTCCTAAGTGGCTTCCGGAAGAGGAAGAATGAGCGGCGATCACGAGCCAAGGCGGAGCTGGAGAGGAACCTCAAGAATGAGCGCAAACGCATCCGGCAGGAGGTGAAGGATGGCTTCAACCACCTGAAGAAGACCTTCGAGCCCCTGCGCGAACTCACCGAGGAGGACAAGGCGGAGGAGAAGCAGCAGGAAGAGACCTACGAAGACGACGAAGTGCAGGTGAAGATCGTGGAGCTGACCACCAATGATCTGGCAGCCAAGCGCAACATGTTGGGCGCCAACACGGCCGAGGAGAGTGAGCCCGAGGAGCAGGAACCCCAAAGCGAGGAGGACGAGTCCTGCCAGCCCAACAGGATACCCGGCATGGACTTCGATCCCAATGCTCGCAAACGCAAGCCCAAAacggaagaggaggaggagcggcCCAAGGCCAAGAAGGCCAACACCACATCCCAGCCAGACATCAAGAGCAAAAAGGATCTCGACCGCCTGATGAAGACCAAGACACTGAAGAAAATGCACCAGAGCAAGCTGTTCAAGCAGAAGGAGCGCCTGGACAAGAAGAACAACCAGAAGAAGGCCAAGCGGGACCGCAACAACACCATCAAGAGCGTGCCGAAGCACCAGCGCAAGCAGCTCAAGTACGGCAAGTCCAACCAGACCAAGTACCGAAAGGGCCGGATGGTCAACAAGAAGGAGCTGCGGCGGAAGCGGAACGCCGACTAA